In a genomic window of Silurus meridionalis isolate SWU-2019-XX chromosome 27, ASM1480568v1, whole genome shotgun sequence:
- the LOC124380280 gene encoding transcriptional activator MN1-like, protein MNGREQYDVFCPQGLMDVHAGGLKEKPQQQDMPIYGFFNNHQTHAHHQSLFRGDFGEPGNGFTYLPEGSTMDYGGSMGPQQGTTEGFVLLEKGETGAVFSQQQHQRLGSLLDYETYRSSSRNHHIPIHCLPLDQSLNQESFSSSFSSSECNSRSLHFEAGRQLPGVGFSGNSVFSQTPRIPGISKGYHHTPNQQQQSPSHHNVCRMPRGMGLGSRYPLIQQRTEVIFRQNSSPLSHLQPQQHHTASTNTSMHKSSIVMPGQHNHFECKIQGLENKEMHSYIDPSLNMQQLSTLPEQTSSQRLQHFDSLYLNAGQRSRFDFSNVHQECPQNIIMNCPLGLKKLSFTAHPGLSGEFTTHENLLSIQNADSVSLQKQNAAMMIKRVASWNQQQRMKQTNKQQLRHHGEPKNSIVHVQNMSHSGFERHRGGKIVHFDVMDSNLVSDSGWISQMHTYGTGAKLKEMHTNDYSGQPIGGQSQHVEVYNAAQGMNSSPGNYAFQSQLSPAQQILNSKIETLDKAGWKNKFFGQSCLSALSTACQDMIASLGTPKINITYNKKSQVEGKRKLNQSDHDMNASTATMTVGFGPDYFSANCNDTLVGPNQTVHENTSALSSCHNLENTPCTETQTTRSGKERRKRESGHVSPGINFPNNIGSPVMSLDQYAPLPTGTGDSKWGKRNELMLGDQPELLSTMDKGIQRVSKSPDCCNKTDFTNYFENRRDHKPLLDGWSEMQRVGTRLLGGETRHSIDLTENITSISECCRGVNHQMIASTDQVHTPCSTSRQDERHQLQILQTQIQRQQHQQQPACEFKREQFKVCLE, encoded by the coding sequence ATGAATGGAAGGGAGCAATATGATGTCTTCTGTCCACAAGGGCTCATGGATGTGCATGCAGGAGGACTAAAGGAGAAGCCACAGCAACAGGATATGccaatttatggattttttaatAACCATCAGACCCATGCACACCATCAGTCACTCTTCAGAGGAGACTTTGGGGAACCTGGGAATGGATTCACATATTTACCTGAAGGTAGTACAATGGATTATGGGGGTAGTATGGGTCCTCAGCAGGGAACCACAGAAGGATTTGTCTTGCTTGAAAAGGGAGAGACAGGGGCTGTGTTTTCTCAGCAACAGCACCAAAGACTAGGCTCATTGTTAGACTACGAAACCTACAGATCTTCCAGTAGAAACCACCACATCCCTATTCACTGTCTTCCCCTGGACCAGTCACTGAATCAGGAAAGtttttcatcatcattttcttcttctgagTGCAATTCAAGGTCCTTACATTTTGAGGCAGGAAGGCAGTTGCCAGGGGTCGGTTTTTCTGGAAACTCAGTCTTCTCTCAAACTCCAAGAATACCGGGTATCTCTAAAGGATATCACCACACACCTAATCAGCAGCAGCAATCCCCATCACACCATAATGTGTGCAGAATGCCACGGGGGATGGGGCTTGGTTCAAGGTACCCTCTAATACAGCAGAGGACCGAGGTAATATTCAGACAAAATTCTAGCCCATTGTCACATCTCCAGCCACAACAACATCACACTGCCTCCACCAATACCAGTATGCATAAGAGCAGCATTGTAATGCCTGGTCAGCATAATCATTTTGAATGCAAAATTCAAGGATTAGAGAATAAAGAGATGCATTCCTATATTGACCCCTCATTAAATATGCAGCAGCTGTCTACCCTCCCAGAGCAGACTTCCAGTCAGAGGCTGCAGCATTTTGACTCTCTCTATTTAAATGCGGGCCAAAGGTCAAGGTTTGATTTTTCTAATGTCCATCAAGAGTGCCCACAGAACATTATCATGAACTGCCCACTTGGCTTGAAGAAACTCTCCTTCACAGCGCACCCAGGCCTGTCTGGTGAGTTCACTACCCATGAAAATCTTCTGTCAATACAAAATGCAGATTCAGTGTCTCTTCAAAAGCAGAATGCTGCCATGATGATCAAGCGAGTAGCCTCTTGGAATCAGCAGCAAAGAATGAAACAAACCAACAAGCAGCAGCTTCGTCACCATGGAGAACCTAAGAACTCTATAGTACATGTGCAAAACATGTCTCACTCTGGCTTTGAGAGACACAGAGGTGGGAAAATagtacattttgatgtaatggACTCAAACTTGGTCTCTGACAGCGGCTGGATTTCTCAAATGCATACATATGGGACAGGTGCAAAACTGAAAGAAATGCACACAAACGATTATTCAGGGCAACCAATAGGTGGTCAGTCTCAGCATGTGGAAGTATACAATGCTGCTCAGGGAATGAACTCATCTCCAGGGAATTATGCCTTCCAGTCACAGCTTTCACCAGCACAACAAATCTTAAACAGCAAAATAGAGACTCTTGATAAAGCAGGTTGGAAGAACAAATTTTTTGGACAGAGTTGTCTATCAGCTCTTTCTACAGCCTGCCAGGACATGATTGCCAGCCTGGGGACTCCTAAGATTAACATAACATACAACAAGAAGAGCCAGGTAGAAGGAAAACGAAAGCTTAATCAAAGTGACCATGACATGAATGCTAGCACAGCCACCATGACTGTTGGCTTTGGGCCAGATTATTTTTCAGCAAATTGCAATGACACATTAGTTGGTCCAAATCAGACAGTGCACGAGAACACCAGTGCCCTCTCCTCATGTCACAACCTGGAAAATACACCATGTACTGAGACACAAACAACAAGGAGCgggaaagagaggagaaaaagagagagtggcCATGTGAGCCCCGGGATTAATTTTCCAAACAATATTGGAAGCCCTGTTATGAGTCTGGATCAATATGCTCCACTACCAACTGGCACTGGAGATAGTAAATGGGGAAAGAGGAATGAGCTTATGCTGGGTGATCAACCTGAGCTGTTATCAACCATGGACAAAGGCATTCAAAGAGTGTCCAAATCACCTGACTGCTGTAATAAGACTGACTTCAcaaattattttgaaaacagGAGAGACCACAAACCGCTGTTGGATGGATGGTCTGAAATGCAAAGAGTGGGCACTAGATTGTTGGGTGGAGAGACAAGGCATAGCATAGATCTCACTGAAAACATTACCTCAATATCAGAATGCTGCAGAGGAGTAAATCACCAAATGATAGCAAGCACAGACCAAGTTCACACACCCTGTAGCACCTCACGTCAGGATGAGCGCCACCAACTGCAGATATTACAGACACAAATCCAGCgtcaacaacatcaacaacaacctGCATGTGAGTTTAAGAGAGAACAATTCAAAGTCTGCTTGGAATAA